CCGCCCGCCCGCCCCTTGCGAAAGTCACCCTCCAGAGCCCGGAGAATCTGGCGGAGCTTCCCTTCCTCGTGGACTCGCACGCCCACCTCGATGCCGAAGTCTACGATCCGGACCGGCAGGAGGTGATGCAGCGGGCCCTGGCCGAGGGGGTCAGGTTCGTGCTTGCCGTCGGCTCCGATGTCGAGAGCAGCCGGCGGACGGTGGAGATCGCCGCGGCCTACGACCCCATCTACGCCGCCGTCGGTGTTCACCCGCACGAAGTCAAAAACACTGGAAGAAAGACCCTCTCCGCCCTCTCCGACATGTCCAGCCACCCCAAGGTGGTCGCCATCGGCGAGATCGGGCTCGACTACCACTACAACCACAGCACGCCGAAGCTCCAGCGGCACTGGTTCCGCGAGCAGATCCGCCTGGCCGTGAAGCTGAAAAAGCCCGTCATTGTCCATTGCCGCGACGCAGGCGAGGATATCTTCCAGATACTGGAGGAGGAAAAAGCATGGCACGTCGGCGGGGTGGTCCACTGTTTCACCGGCGATGCGGAACTCGCCCGGAAACTGATCGGGCTCGACTTCTACCTGGGCGCGGCCGGCCCGATCACGTTCGAAAAGTCGGATGAGCTGCGCGAGGTGTTCGCCGGCGTCCCGATCGAGCGGGTCCTGATTGAGACCGACAGCCCCTATCTGGCGCCGCCGCCGGCCCGGGGCCAGCGGAACGAGCCCGCCCTCGTCGCCCGCGTCGCCGAAACCCTCGCCGAGATATACGGCCTCACGACGAAGGATGTCGCCCGTATCACCTCCCGGAACGTTTCGCGCCTGTTCGGCATCGGCAACGGAGCCGCCGACACGATCGCCTACACCCTGGGAGAGAGGCTCTACATCAACATCACCAACCAGTGCAGCAACGCCTGTTTCTTCTGCGGCCTGCTCAGCGACAAAATCTACAAGGGATACGACCTCACGCTGTCGGCGGAGCCCTCGGCAGAGGAGATCCTGCGAGCGGCGGGAGAAGCCGCCGGATACGAGGAGGTGGTCTTCAGTGGATTCGGGGAGCCCACCCTGCGGCTTGATGTCCTGAAGGAAGTGGCCGCCGGCCTCCGCGAGCGGGGCGCCCGGAAAATCCGCCTGGTCACCAACGGCCTCGGCAGCCGGACGAATGAGCGCGACATCATCCCGGAATTGCACGGCCTCGTGGATGCGCTCTCCGTGAGTCTCCAGGCCGACACGGCGGAGAACTACGAGAAGATCTGCAAGACGAAAGACATCGAAGACCCCTACCCCTCCATCAAGGCCTTCATCCGGGCCGCCAAGCTGCACTTCCGCGAGGTGGAGGTCACGGCGGTACACATGCCCGGCATGATCGATGCGGAAGGGTGCGCGCGCGTGGCCCGCGAGGAACTCGACGTGCCGTTCCGATCCCAGTTGTTCGTTCTCGCCGACTGAAAACCTGCACTACACCCGAATGTCGATGATGGACCCCCGGTGGGTGCGGCGGTTCGCCGCGAGGAGGGGCTCTTCGCTTCTGCGCTGAACCGCATCGAGCGGCTCAAGCGGCTCGAGATCGATGATGCGGGCGGCGAAGCCGGGATCATCCGGGCGCGGAAAACCGCCACCGCCCGGAAGAAAAACAAAATCCCGAATCGATCCCGCCAGATTCACAGCCTACTATCCTCCCGGCAGCGCATCGCCTGCCTCGCGCAGGATGCGGATGAAGTGATCTCCCTTTTCGGCGGATGCCCCCCGGCCGCGCACCACGCCCCGCCCTTCGAGCTGGAGGGTTTTCCCGGGCCGGGTGAAGGGCAGTATCTTGAGCTTCTCGCTCCCCCCGAGGGTTTCGACCTCAATCTCGCCTCCCTTCCAGAGCAGACAGCGGGGCACCTCGGCATCGCTGTAGATGTCGAGCCCGCGGCGGTGGAGGCGGGGGTGAGGCCGGATCCGCACCGCCACGTACAGATCGCCGCTTCGCTCGCCGGTTCGATCCCTTCCCCCGCAGCCACGCAGGCGGATTTGTGCGTCTTCTTCGATCCCGGCCGGGATGCGGATTTTCAGATGCACGGTTTTTTTGATCTCCCCCACTCCCCCGCAGGGCCGGCACCAAGGCTGGCCGCTGCCCGCACACCGGTGGCAGAAATGGGGGCGCTTGAAGCGGACGGAAACCACGCCCCCCATCGCCGCCAGCCGGAAGGGAAGCCGGACCCGGTAGAAGAGGTCTCTCCCCCGGTGGGGCGGAGGGGCTTCGGCGCGGCGGCGAAGCGCGATTTCCAGCTCGGCCCGCGCCAGGCGGTAGGCCGCGCTCAATCGCTTGAAGGATTTCTCCATCTCCGGTTTGCCGCCGTAGAGATCGGGATGACAGGAGCGGGCGAGGCGCCGGAAGGCGCGGTGCGCCGCCTCCGGCTCCGCGTCCTCCGCCAGGCCCAGAAGCGCGAAGGCCTCCTCACGATCGACGGCCACGAATCCGATCATGACGCTCTCCTTACCCTGCGGGACAGTGGTGAATGCAACGCTTCCTCGACCGCTCCTTCTCCGGCTGCAGCGCCCGCCTTCCAGTTCGGCGGGCAGCGAAAGGACCAGCAAACAGCGAAGATGTGGTACTGCCACTGGCACTACATTTTTCCAACGTAATGTATTGCGTTTGGCACTACAAATCAAGCCCAAAAATCGCTTCTCTGGAAAAAAAAATTTCTTGACTTATGATGCCAATGGCACTACATTTGCTACATGGACAAGGTTGAAGGCCCTGAAAATAAAGGGGATCCGGCGACACCTGCAGCGAAAAGGCGACATAACAAGGCCCTGCAGATCCGAATGACGGCTGAGTTGCTGGACTTGGTTCACTTTGCATCGGAACGCGCCGGACTGAGCACCTCCGGCTGGGTCCGGGACCGGCTCATGCGCGTCGCCCGGCGGGAGCTGCGGAACACGGAGGATGATACCCCACGGCGGAAATTTCGCGGAAGCGATTAGGGCGCGCCCGCACTTTCCCGAGCGAAAAAACCTCTTCCCTGCCGGGAGAGGTTTTTTTTTGAACTTATGTTTTGAGGTCTATATTTTGATGACCTCAATGGCGGTCCACTCATCGAGCGCACACGCGCGGGTCACCTGAAAACCGGCCTGGCTCACCGCCCTCTCCAGCGCCTCGCGCTGCTCGTATCCTATCCCGCTCAAAACCCCCCGCCCGCCGGCGCAGAGCGCCGCATGCATCCGGGGGGCCAGTTCCCGCAGCGGCCCCAGGAAGATATTGGCCAGAAG
This genomic window from bacterium contains:
- a CDS encoding YchF/TatD family DNA exonuclease, whose product is ARPPLAKVTLQSPENLAELPFLVDSHAHLDAEVYDPDRQEVMQRALAEGVRFVLAVGSDVESSRRTVEIAAAYDPIYAAVGVHPHEVKNTGRKTLSALSDMSSHPKVVAIGEIGLDYHYNHSTPKLQRHWFREQIRLAVKLKKPVIVHCRDAGEDIFQILEEEKAWHVGGVVHCFTGDAELARKLIGLDFYLGAAGPITFEKSDELREVFAGVPIERVLIETDSPYLAPPPARGQRNEPALVARVAETLAEIYGLTTKDVARITSRNVSRLFGIGNGAADTIAYTLGERLYINITNQCSNACFFCGLLSDKIYKGYDLTLSAEPSAEEILRAAGEAAGYEEVVFSGFGEPTLRLDVLKEVAAGLRERGARKIRLVTNGLGSRTNERDIIPELHGLVDALSVSLQADTAENYEKICKTKDIEDPYPSIKAFIRAAKLHFREVEVTAVHMPGMIDAEGCARVAREELDVPFRSQLFVLAD
- a CDS encoding DnaJ domain-containing protein, which codes for MIGFVAVDREEAFALLGLAEDAEPEAAHRAFRRLARSCHPDLYGGKPEMEKSFKRLSAAYRLARAELEIALRRRAEAPPPHRGRDLFYRVRLPFRLAAMGGVVSVRFKRPHFCHRCAGSGQPWCRPCGGVGEIKKTVHLKIRIPAGIEEDAQIRLRGCGGRDRTGERSGDLYVAVRIRPHPRLHRRGLDIYSDAEVPRCLLWKGGEIEVETLGGSEKLKILPFTRPGKTLQLEGRGVVRGRGASAEKGDHFIRILREAGDALPGG